From Leptospira meyeri:
AGCTTTGATGGCACGTGGAGTCCAATCGTTGTTTAACCATTCCACGTCTTCTGCGGTATGTGTCCCCATGTTACGATTGTCTGATAGCCATTTAACAGCTTTGTTTTGGATGAGAGCCTCAACACCTTTGTCTAAACTGTCTTTTAAATTGGCCCCAGTATTTTTCCCAGTTTGTGTAAGAACAACGATCTTTTTATCTTCTAGGTATTCTGTAACTGCGGTGGGGCATTGAAATATAATCATCCGGTTTTGTCCTTCTTGTTGTGGTGATTGATATTTTTAGAGACGAAAATTGCAAGGTAATTCTCTTCTATAGGATCGCTTTTTTTAAATTTTACAGCTGAATTATGAGAACAACAAGATCCTTGATCACTTAGATTTTTTTCTTTTTTGCTCTGCAATCTA
This genomic window contains:
- a CDS encoding STAS/SEC14 domain-containing protein; this encodes MIIFQCPTAVTEYLEDKKIVVLTQTGKNTGANLKDSLDKGVEALIQNKAVKWLSDNRNMGTHTAEDVEWLNNDWTPRAIKAGWKKWALVQPQSALSAMSEKNLVDFFASNGIEVKIFETPEEGFKWLESV